Proteins co-encoded in one Thermochromatium tepidum ATCC 43061 genomic window:
- a CDS encoding HesB/IscA family protein codes for MTVTLTEAAARHVASQLERRGHGLGLRVATKKSGCSGFTYAVDYADELGAGDRVFESHGVKVVVDESHLSQLNGLEIDFVKTNLLNQGFEFRNPNAKDHCGCGESFRV; via the coding sequence ATGACGGTAACCCTGACCGAAGCGGCGGCCCGACACGTCGCCAGCCAACTCGAACGACGCGGGCATGGACTGGGACTGCGCGTCGCCACCAAAAAGAGCGGATGCAGCGGCTTTACCTATGCGGTCGACTATGCCGATGAGCTCGGCGCTGGCGATCGGGTGTTCGAGAGTCATGGCGTCAAGGTCGTGGTCGATGAGTCACATCTAAGCCAGCTCAACGGACTAGAGATCGACTTCGTCAAGACCAACCTGCTCAACCAGGGCTTTGAGTTCCGCAACCCCAACGCCAAGGATCACTGCGGTTGCGGTGAATCCTTCCGAGTCTAG
- a CDS encoding LON peptidase substrate-binding domain-containing protein encodes MTRTPFFPKFSDLPPTLPLFPLSGAVVMPGVQLPLNIFEPRYLNMVADALAANHLIGMIQPTSETLMDDVPEIHRVGCAGRITSYSETPDGRIVLVLTGVCRFQVRREIEARNGYRRAQVDWERFATDYHDTEERIPDRLGFLRSLRTYCQLNGVAIPWDDIEKLADQELTNLLCAHLPLSPEDKQALLETLPTAERAVLMRGLIDMASASSMRVAEHRH; translated from the coding sequence ATGACTCGTACCCCGTTCTTCCCAAAGTTCTCCGACCTGCCACCCACCCTGCCGCTGTTTCCGCTGTCTGGGGCTGTGGTGATGCCGGGCGTGCAGCTGCCGCTCAATATCTTTGAGCCGCGCTATCTGAACATGGTCGCCGATGCCCTGGCCGCGAACCATCTGATCGGTATGATCCAGCCAACCAGCGAGACGCTGATGGATGATGTGCCCGAAATCCATCGTGTCGGCTGTGCCGGGCGTATCACCTCCTACAGCGAGACCCCGGATGGGCGCATCGTCTTGGTGCTGACAGGTGTGTGCCGGTTCCAGGTGAGGCGCGAGATCGAGGCACGCAACGGCTATCGGCGCGCCCAGGTCGACTGGGAGCGTTTCGCCACCGACTATCACGATACCGAGGAACGTATCCCAGATCGCTTAGGCTTTCTGCGCTCGCTTAGGACCTATTGCCAGCTCAATGGCGTCGCGATCCCCTGGGATGACATCGAGAAACTAGCTGATCAGGAGCTGACCAACCTGCTGTGCGCACACCTGCCACTCAGCCCCGAGGACAAACAGGCGCTGCTTGAGACACTACCGACCGCCGAGCGTGCGGTCCTGATGCGGGGGCTGATCGACATGGCCTCGGCCTCCAGTATGCGGGTGGCCGAGCATCGGCATTGA
- a CDS encoding HD-GYP domain-containing protein, producing MRRVYEHGGERVWRSHHCPFTDPADARELVLVTIEDLTDLMRERARRERNTQQLIDTLVGLVDERDPDSAHQSRYVVQVARAIAEDLGFDRAWIETIEQAARLVNIGKIRIPRALLVKEGRLTDQELKRVREALDEGPELLREIEFDGPVLETLAQINEWVDGSGRPRGLKGDEILPSAQVVALANAFVALISPRSFRDAKSFDEAEAILMREIGRRFDKRFVLGLLNHLDNRGGRESWAGMSRRA from the coding sequence TTGCGGAGGGTCTATGAACATGGTGGGGAGCGGGTGTGGCGCTCGCATCACTGCCCCTTTACCGATCCTGCCGACGCCCGGGAATTGGTGCTTGTCACCATCGAGGATCTGACCGATCTGATGCGCGAGCGCGCCCGGCGCGAACGCAACACCCAACAGCTGATCGATACCCTCGTCGGCCTGGTCGACGAGCGTGACCCTGACTCGGCCCATCAGTCCAGGTATGTTGTCCAGGTCGCGCGCGCCATCGCCGAGGATCTTGGATTTGATCGCGCCTGGATCGAGACCATCGAGCAGGCCGCGCGCCTGGTCAACATCGGCAAGATTCGCATCCCGCGTGCCCTGTTGGTCAAGGAAGGCAGACTGACCGATCAGGAGCTGAAGCGGGTGCGCGAGGCGCTCGATGAGGGGCCAGAGCTGTTGCGTGAGATCGAGTTCGATGGACCTGTGCTCGAGACCCTGGCGCAGATCAACGAATGGGTCGACGGTAGCGGTCGGCCGCGCGGCCTGAAGGGCGACGAGATCCTGCCCTCGGCCCAAGTGGTGGCGCTTGCCAATGCCTTCGTGGCCTTGATCAGTCCGCGATCCTTCCGTGACGCCAAGAGCTTCGACGAGGCCGAGGCCATCCTGATGCGCGAGATCGGTCGTCGCTTCGACAAGCGCTTTGTCCTGGGTCTGCTCAATCATCTCGACAACCGCGGTGGGCGTGAGTCCTGGGCCGGTATGAGCCGGCGCGCCTGA
- a CDS encoding PAS domain-containing protein, translating to MTERGLLDLHRGAHDRPTLGFLVPVLAGPAEQADARPVIARLLALRPIDAGVFALLKQPGLTARTSETYLIRRFGNLIEYLSPLLDGSEPLTKRLAVNTEGLIDVEALKQPGLFHHGRHYAFTESFAVSRRIPGTDWVLVHRIGAAEALAASDARRMTLISGLAVLVVLIGAALVLVWFYASSRRAEEVAERYRLSSERFERLSGFLDILTDSQPNPILVVDANNRLTYANQRLSEFSGIARAELIGRSLTGVLGQEAGRRYGAINRLVLESGEPRVEIEHLPGKQPSTEVEGFIVRRSKHG from the coding sequence TTGACTGAGCGCGGGCTGCTCGATCTGCATCGCGGCGCGCACGATCGACCCACACTTGGTTTTCTGGTGCCTGTGCTGGCAGGCCCCGCCGAGCAGGCAGACGCGCGTCCTGTGATCGCGCGGCTCTTGGCGCTGCGCCCAATCGATGCCGGGGTCTTTGCGTTGCTCAAGCAACCTGGACTCACGGCGCGCACATCAGAAACCTATTTGATCCGCCGCTTTGGCAATCTGATCGAGTATCTTTCGCCTCTGCTCGATGGGAGTGAACCTCTGACGAAGCGACTCGCGGTCAACACCGAGGGTCTTATCGATGTCGAGGCGCTCAAGCAGCCTGGGTTGTTCCATCACGGTCGTCATTACGCCTTCACCGAATCCTTTGCCGTTAGCCGACGCATCCCTGGAACCGACTGGGTGCTGGTTCACCGCATCGGTGCTGCTGAAGCCCTGGCGGCGAGCGACGCGCGGCGTATGACGCTCATCAGTGGTCTGGCGGTGTTGGTGGTGCTGATCGGCGCGGCCCTGGTGCTGGTTTGGTTCTATGCCAGCTCGCGCCGGGCCGAGGAGGTCGCCGAGCGCTACCGTCTGTCTTCGGAACGCTTCGAGCGTCTGTCAGGCTTTCTCGACATCCTGACCGACAGCCAGCCCAATCCCATCCTGGTCGTCGATGCCAACAACCGCCTCACCTATGCCAACCAACGTCTGTCCGAATTCAGCGGCATCGCGCGCGCCGAGCTGATCGGGCGCTCGCTGACCGGGGTGCTCGGACAGGAGGCAGGCCGCCGTTATGGCGCAATCAACCGGCTCGTCCTCGAGAGCGGCGAGCCACGGGTCGAGATCGAACATCTTCCCGGTAAACAACCCTCGACTGAAGTCGAAGGCTTTATTGTGAGACGCAGCAAACATGGTTGA
- a CDS encoding aldolase catalytic domain-containing protein, whose amino-acid sequence MSDKAPWITFRPELKVLDCTVRDGGLVNAHRFSDEFVRAVYQACVEAGIDYMEIGYKNSPKIFPKEKFGPWRHCDEADLRRVVGDHDPEKTGLKLAAMADAGKSDWETQIVPAAESPLSMIRVAFYAHQVSEAIDMIHHAHALGYETTANLMAVSNITEEEIDTVLESIAPTPATTMVIVDSFGHLYREQIDRLYKKYALALEGTGKEIGIHAHNNLQLAFANTIEAIILGCNRVDATLYGFGRGAGNCHTELLLGFLRNPKFELRPVIEVIQNHLLPLRQELDWGPSIPYNLTGQLNQHPRSAIEWREGPTPDDFLGFYDKLVAEI is encoded by the coding sequence ATGTCCGATAAAGCCCCCTGGATCACCTTCCGCCCCGAACTCAAGGTGCTTGACTGCACCGTGCGCGACGGGGGACTGGTGAATGCCCACAGGTTCAGCGATGAGTTCGTGCGGGCCGTCTACCAGGCCTGTGTCGAGGCGGGTATCGACTACATGGAGATCGGCTACAAGAACTCGCCCAAGATCTTTCCCAAGGAGAAGTTCGGTCCCTGGCGTCACTGCGATGAGGCCGACCTCAGGCGCGTGGTCGGCGATCATGATCCGGAGAAGACCGGACTCAAACTCGCGGCCATGGCCGACGCCGGCAAGAGCGATTGGGAGACCCAGATCGTGCCGGCGGCCGAGAGCCCGCTGTCGATGATCCGCGTGGCCTTCTACGCCCATCAGGTCTCGGAGGCGATCGACATGATCCACCATGCCCATGCGCTCGGCTACGAGACCACGGCCAATCTGATGGCCGTCTCCAACATCACCGAGGAAGAGATCGACACCGTGCTGGAGTCGATCGCACCGACCCCGGCGACGACCATGGTCATCGTCGACAGCTTCGGCCACCTCTACCGCGAACAGATCGACCGGCTCTACAAAAAGTACGCCCTGGCGCTCGAAGGCACCGGCAAGGAGATCGGCATCCACGCCCACAACAACCTACAGCTGGCCTTCGCCAACACCATCGAGGCCATCATTCTCGGCTGCAACCGGGTCGATGCCACCCTGTATGGTTTTGGGCGCGGTGCCGGCAACTGTCACACCGAGCTGCTGCTCGGCTTCCTGCGCAACCCCAAGTTCGAGCTGCGCCCGGTGATCGAGGTGATCCAGAATCATCTCCTCCCCTTGCGTCAGGAGCTCGACTGGGGGCCCTCCATCCCCTACAACCTCACGGGCCAGCTCAATCAGCACCCGCGCAGTGCCATCGAGTGGCGTGAGGGACCGACCCCGGACGACTTTTTGGGGTTCTATGACAAGTTGGTGGCGGAGATCTGA
- a CDS encoding SufE family protein, giving the protein MNTDIGELIESFELLGDWESRYQYLVELGERLAPMPEAYKTDANRVVECMSLVHVAAHPDPEHSGRVVYWGDCDTAIIKGVVALLVGLFSNKTPDEIEALDVDALFQGLKLAEHLSPNRHVGVYAIVNKMKAQARRLAV; this is encoded by the coding sequence GTGAACACGGACATCGGCGAGCTCATCGAGAGCTTCGAGCTGTTGGGCGACTGGGAGTCGCGCTATCAGTATCTGGTCGAGCTCGGCGAACGTCTGGCCCCCATGCCGGAGGCATACAAGACCGACGCCAACCGCGTCGTCGAGTGCATGAGCCTGGTGCACGTGGCCGCCCATCCGGATCCGGAACACTCCGGGCGAGTGGTCTACTGGGGCGACTGCGACACGGCCATCATCAAGGGCGTGGTCGCGCTGCTGGTCGGGCTGTTCTCCAACAAGACCCCAGACGAGATCGAGGCGCTCGACGTCGATGCGCTGTTTCAGGGACTGAAGCTCGCAGAGCATCTGAGTCCCAACCGCCATGTCGGCGTCTATGCCATCGTCAATAAGATGAAGGCGCAGGCGCGTCGGCTGGCGGTTTAG
- a CDS encoding glutamine amidotransferase, whose product MKTAVAIRHVAFEDLGSFAGVLTQRGWVLRDLEAGIDRLGDIDPIEPDLLVVLGGPIGAYEEASYPFIRDALRLLERRLQSDRPTLGICLGAQMMARALGARVYPGPDKEIGWTPLRLSPAGQRSPLANLDGALTSMLHWHGDTFDLPPGATRLASTDLYLNQAFSWGRSALGLQCHPEIRADQFERWLIGHAVELNIAGISIPDLRAESARLAPTLEQQGRRFFDAWLTTIGPHA is encoded by the coding sequence ATGAAAACAGCCGTCGCGATTCGACATGTGGCATTCGAAGACCTGGGGTCATTCGCCGGGGTGCTGACCCAGCGCGGCTGGGTCTTGCGCGATCTGGAGGCCGGCATCGACCGGCTCGGCGACATCGATCCCATTGAGCCGGATCTGCTGGTCGTGCTGGGTGGGCCGATCGGCGCCTACGAAGAGGCGAGCTATCCATTCATCCGCGACGCGCTACGCCTGCTGGAGAGACGCTTGCAGTCCGATCGTCCGACGCTCGGGATCTGTCTGGGCGCACAGATGATGGCGCGGGCGCTCGGGGCGCGTGTCTATCCAGGACCGGATAAAGAGATTGGCTGGACGCCGCTGCGTCTGTCGCCTGCGGGACAGCGCTCACCGCTGGCGAACCTCGATGGCGCCCTGACCTCGATGCTGCACTGGCATGGTGACACCTTCGATCTTCCACCGGGCGCCACGCGACTGGCCTCCACCGACCTCTATCTCAACCAAGCCTTCTCGTGGGGGCGTTCGGCGCTCGGGCTCCAGTGTCACCCCGAAATCCGCGCCGACCAGTTCGAGCGCTGGCTGATCGGTCATGCCGTTGAACTGAACATTGCTGGGATCTCGATCCCGGACTTGCGTGCCGAGAGTGCGCGTTTGGCTCCGACCCTGGAGCAACAGGGCCGGCGGTTTTTCGATGCCTGGCTCACGACGATCGGGCCACACGCATAG
- a CDS encoding (2Fe-2S)-binding protein — protein MIHFTLNGEPQVLALDPVTPLLWVLRDHFGLTGTKYGCGEGTCGACIVRLDGEPVKSCSTPLSSVAGRSVQTIEGLSPDGRHPLQLAWVLEEVPQCGYCQSGQIMMAAALLARHPRPTDDQIAAAMSGVLCRCGSYARIRRAIHRAAMPEIQFG, from the coding sequence ATGATCCATTTTACGCTCAATGGTGAGCCGCAAGTGCTCGCGCTCGATCCGGTCACGCCCTTGTTATGGGTATTGCGCGATCATTTCGGGCTGACCGGCACCAAATACGGCTGCGGCGAGGGGACGTGCGGCGCCTGTATCGTGCGGCTCGACGGCGAGCCGGTCAAATCCTGCTCCACGCCGCTGTCGTCAGTCGCTGGACGCTCGGTTCAGACGATCGAGGGTCTGTCGCCCGATGGCCGTCACCCCCTGCAACTGGCCTGGGTGTTGGAGGAGGTGCCCCAGTGCGGCTATTGCCAGTCGGGTCAGATCATGATGGCGGCTGCCCTGCTGGCCCGGCATCCGCGTCCGACCGACGACCAGATCGCTGCCGCCATGTCTGGGGTTCTGTGCCGTTGCGGCAGCTATGCCCGCATCCGCCGCGCCATCCATCGTGCCGCTATGCCAGAGATCCAGTTTGGTTGA
- a CDS encoding xanthine dehydrogenase family protein molybdopterin-binding subunit — translation MVDADSSPRLTRRDLLRVIALSSGGLALGWVWPARAGTSETPAPSQFEPNAWINLHADGRIQLRLARAEMGQGVMTSLTMLLAEELEVGLDQIQIEPAPIDPVYTNHLLGEQATGGGTSTRDGWETLRAAGAMARTLMIAAAARTWGVPESECHAHRARVYHADGTRSLGYHELVTTAAHLPLPTTVTLKPRSEWNLIGTEQPRLDTPLKVRGAACFGLDVRLPGMLYATIERCPVIGAEIRTWKGQAARATPGVIDVFVVKQGIAVVAETTWAALSGRARLEIECRPLRNAAVTTKHLRARLHLGLDGRASVALSEGNVSRALAESALEIEAVYEVPFQAHACMEPMNCTADVRPDGCDIHVPTQSPAATQALAQRLTGLPPERIRVHTTFLGGGHGRRRELDFVHDAVELSQRLKRPVQVIWTRADDLQHDYYRPMTLHRLRAGLDATGVPLAWFHRVVGPSVLARRDPGRIRDGIDPLMIDGATSLPYRFAHRRLEYRRADTPVPIGLWRGDGHSHNAYVTECFLDELARAGGQDPLALRRTLLAESPAHLALLDRLAEHWAAPLPTGQGRGLALVEAAGSRLALLAEVAVEDGRVCARRFVAVLDCGQVVNPDAVRAQIESGIVFGLTATLKGAITFSDGRVEQTDFGDYPLLRFDEMPEIESILIDSDAPPGGVSPIATPAVAPAVANALLALLGRPFRSLPIRL, via the coding sequence TTGGTTGACGCGGATTCGTCGCCTAGACTCACGCGGCGCGACCTGCTCAGGGTCATTGCCCTGAGCAGCGGCGGGTTGGCGCTCGGCTGGGTGTGGCCGGCGCGCGCTGGGACGAGCGAGACACCGGCCCCGAGCCAGTTCGAACCCAATGCCTGGATCAACCTACATGCCGATGGCCGTATCCAGTTGAGGCTCGCGCGCGCGGAGATGGGACAGGGGGTCATGACCTCGCTGACCATGCTGCTGGCCGAGGAGCTGGAAGTCGGACTCGATCAGATCCAGATCGAGCCGGCACCGATCGATCCGGTCTATACCAACCATCTTCTCGGTGAGCAGGCAACTGGCGGTGGAACCTCCACCCGCGACGGCTGGGAGACGCTGCGCGCGGCCGGGGCCATGGCGCGAACGCTTATGATCGCGGCTGCCGCCCGGACCTGGGGCGTGCCCGAGTCCGAATGTCACGCCCATCGGGCTCGGGTCTATCACGCCGATGGGACGCGCAGTCTCGGCTATCACGAACTGGTGACCACGGCGGCGCACCTGCCGCTCCCCACGACGGTGACCCTCAAGCCCAGGTCCGAGTGGAACCTGATCGGGACCGAGCAACCCCGACTCGACACCCCGCTCAAGGTCCGAGGTGCAGCCTGCTTCGGGCTCGATGTACGGCTACCTGGGATGCTGTATGCCACGATCGAGCGCTGCCCAGTGATCGGCGCCGAGATTCGCACCTGGAAAGGACAGGCCGCCCGCGCCACGCCAGGTGTGATCGATGTGTTTGTGGTGAAACAGGGTATCGCGGTCGTAGCTGAGACCACCTGGGCGGCACTGAGCGGCCGGGCACGGCTCGAGATCGAGTGCCGGCCGCTCCGCAATGCAGCGGTGACGACCAAGCATCTGCGCGCGCGTCTGCACCTCGGTCTGGACGGGCGCGCGTCCGTGGCGCTCAGTGAAGGCAACGTGAGTCGTGCCCTCGCCGAGTCGGCACTGGAGATCGAGGCGGTCTATGAGGTGCCCTTCCAGGCCCATGCCTGTATGGAGCCGATGAACTGTACCGCCGACGTGCGCCCAGACGGCTGCGACATCCATGTGCCGACCCAGTCGCCGGCGGCCACGCAGGCGCTGGCACAGCGTCTCACCGGTTTGCCGCCCGAGCGCATCCGCGTGCACACCACCTTTCTTGGCGGTGGTCATGGGCGTCGGCGCGAGCTGGATTTTGTGCATGACGCCGTCGAACTCTCACAACGGCTCAAGCGTCCGGTGCAAGTGATCTGGACGCGCGCCGACGACCTTCAGCACGACTACTACCGCCCCATGACGCTGCATCGACTGCGTGCTGGACTCGACGCGACCGGAGTGCCCTTGGCTTGGTTCCATCGCGTGGTCGGTCCATCGGTGCTCGCGCGGCGCGATCCGGGGCGTATTCGCGACGGGATCGACCCGCTCATGATCGATGGGGCGACCAGCCTGCCCTATCGGTTTGCACATCGACGTCTGGAGTATCGTCGCGCCGACACGCCGGTTCCGATCGGGCTGTGGCGTGGCGATGGTCATTCGCACAATGCCTATGTGACGGAGTGCTTTCTCGATGAGCTGGCGCGCGCGGGCGGGCAGGACCCGCTGGCGTTGCGCCGGACCCTGCTGGCCGAGAGTCCGGCACATCTGGCGCTGCTCGACCGACTCGCCGAACACTGGGCCGCGCCCCTCCCCACTGGACAGGGGCGAGGTCTGGCGCTGGTCGAGGCCGCCGGCAGCCGGTTGGCGTTGCTGGCCGAGGTCGCGGTCGAGGATGGACGGGTGTGCGCGCGACGTTTCGTCGCGGTTCTGGACTGCGGTCAGGTGGTCAACCCGGACGCCGTGCGGGCTCAGATCGAGAGCGGAATCGTCTTCGGGCTGACCGCCACCCTCAAGGGCGCCATCACCTTCAGCGATGGCCGGGTCGAACAGACCGATTTCGGCGACTATCCGCTGTTACGCTTCGACGAGATGCCGGAGATCGAGTCGATCCTGATCGACAGCGATGCCCCGCCCGGAGGGGTCAGTCCCATCGCCACGCCGGCGGTGGCCCCGGCGGTGGCCAATGCGCTCCTGGCGCTACTCGGGCGACCGTTCAGATCCCTGCCGATCCGGCTCTAA
- a CDS encoding citrate synthase — protein sequence MAGEAILILDGQEYSFPIRAGAEGERAIDIRDLRARTGYITLDPGYANTGSCESAITFIDGERGILRYRGIPIEQFEQAPNFVEVAWLLIFGHLPSDEEYRVFSEMLTNCANLDESMKHHFEGFPRSAPPMAILSAMINALSCFHPDYFELEDKDHFQSAAAGLISKIRTIAAYAYRHSVGQPYIYPHPGLRYVPNFLHMMFSQPYAEYVCDPIVKDALNLILILHADHEQNCSTSTVRMVGSTQANLFASCAAGVCALWGPLHGGANVAVLEMLERIHRGHISPEDYVRLAKDKDSKVRLMGFGHRVYKNFDPRARMLATIAEKLLPTLGIRDPLLDIARRLEEIALEDPYFIDRKLYPNVDFYSGLILRAIGIPTNMFTVMFAIGRLPGWIAHWWEQAQTQGNRIARPRQLYVGPGVTDYVPREARV from the coding sequence ATGGCCGGTGAGGCGATCTTGATCCTGGACGGCCAGGAGTACAGCTTCCCCATCCGCGCGGGCGCTGAGGGCGAACGCGCGATCGACATTCGGGATCTACGGGCGCGGACCGGTTATATCACGCTCGATCCAGGCTATGCCAACACCGGCAGCTGCGAGAGCGCCATCACCTTCATCGACGGCGAGCGCGGCATCCTGCGCTATCGTGGGATCCCCATCGAACAGTTCGAGCAGGCGCCAAACTTCGTCGAGGTGGCTTGGCTCCTGATCTTCGGCCACCTGCCGAGTGACGAGGAGTATCGCGTCTTCTCCGAAATGCTCACCAACTGCGCCAATCTCGACGAGAGCATGAAGCACCACTTCGAGGGCTTCCCGCGCTCGGCACCGCCCATGGCCATCCTCTCGGCCATGATCAACGCGCTCTCCTGCTTCCATCCCGACTATTTTGAGCTGGAGGATAAGGATCACTTCCAGAGTGCCGCTGCCGGACTCATCAGTAAGATTCGCACCATCGCTGCCTATGCCTACCGGCACTCGGTCGGCCAGCCCTATATCTATCCACACCCAGGTCTGCGCTATGTACCGAACTTCCTGCACATGATGTTCTCGCAGCCCTATGCTGAGTATGTATGCGACCCGATCGTCAAGGACGCCCTCAATCTCATCCTGATCCTGCACGCCGATCATGAGCAGAACTGCTCGACCTCGACGGTACGCATGGTCGGCTCCACTCAGGCCAATCTGTTTGCCTCCTGCGCGGCCGGCGTGTGCGCGCTCTGGGGGCCGCTACATGGCGGGGCCAATGTCGCGGTGCTGGAGATGCTTGAGCGGATCCATCGCGGTCACATCAGTCCAGAGGACTATGTGCGGTTGGCCAAGGACAAGGACAGCAAGGTCCGGCTCATGGGGTTTGGACATCGGGTCTATAAAAACTTCGACCCGCGCGCCCGAATGCTCGCCACAATCGCCGAGAAGCTGTTGCCGACGCTTGGCATCCGGGATCCGCTGCTCGACATTGCGCGCCGGCTCGAGGAGATCGCGCTCGAAGACCCCTATTTCATCGACCGCAAGCTCTATCCCAATGTCGATTTCTATAGCGGCCTCATTCTGCGTGCCATCGGCATCCCGACCAATATGTTCACCGTGATGTTTGCCATCGGCCGGCTGCCTGGCTGGATCGCGCACTGGTGGGAACAGGCCCAGACCCAGGGCAACAGGATCGCCCGTCCGCGCCAGCTCTACGTCGGTCCGGGCGTGACAGATTACGTGCCTAGGGAGGCGCGGGTTTGA
- a CDS encoding cache domain-containing protein — protein sequence MNKQIQFASAMLALSLVLAIYGILVFANAEKERDLQALQIQMNLVADSRLEAIEHWLQGQYAVLERSARHPPLRKALEDMSQLGASPDETLRELLSMTVERMGFLSRQTTGYPSERLETGLEGGLALLDPQGRLLASTSGMPPIVGCAVGVS from the coding sequence GTGAACAAGCAGATCCAGTTTGCCAGCGCCATGCTTGCGCTTAGCCTGGTGTTGGCGATCTACGGCATCCTCGTCTTCGCCAACGCCGAGAAGGAGCGAGATCTCCAGGCCTTGCAGATCCAGATGAACCTCGTGGCCGACAGTCGCCTCGAGGCGATCGAACACTGGCTACAAGGACAGTATGCCGTGCTGGAGCGATCAGCACGGCATCCTCCCTTGCGGAAAGCGCTGGAGGATATGTCGCAACTGGGTGCATCGCCGGACGAGACGCTGCGCGAGCTGCTGAGCATGACGGTCGAGCGTATGGGGTTTTTGTCGCGTCAAACGACCGGTTATCCGTCTGAACGCTTAGAAACTGGACTCGAGGGCGGGCTGGCACTGCTTGACCCGCAAGGCCGACTGCTGGCCTCGACGAGCGGCATGCCGCCGATCGTAGGGTGCGCTGTTGGAGTTTCTTGA
- the egtB gene encoding ergothioneine biosynthesis protein EgtB: MSDTSASPDRIDAARAALAEQYLRVRRFSEQLCAPLAIEDYGLQTVVEASPPKWHLAHVSWFYETFLLRPFLPGYQVFHPRFEYLFNSYYEQTGTGFWPRHERGLLARPTVAEVYDYRRHVDAAMTHLIAECPSADWPTAEQRLRIGLNHEQQHQELLLTDIKRHFAHNPLRPAYRADLPTTPPSIPRPLRWLDFEGGLIEVGAAGEGFHYDNETPRHRVFVAPFRLADRPVTNGEFLEFIQDGGYQDTRLWLSDGWATVKQQGWRAPLYWEERDGDWYLMTLSGMRPLDPAEPVCHVSYYEAEAYATWTGKRLPTEFEWEHAAQGQSIAGHFVEDGWLHPRPAPQGEGLKQLFGDVWEWTGSAYLPYPGYRAVPGALGEYNGKFMCNQMVLRGGSCATARDHIRPTYRNFFYPHERWQFMGFRLAEVAV; the protein is encoded by the coding sequence ATGTCGGATACATCAGCCAGTCCGGACCGGATCGACGCCGCGCGCGCCGCACTCGCCGAGCAGTACCTTCGGGTGCGCCGTTTCTCAGAACAGCTCTGCGCGCCCTTGGCGATCGAGGACTATGGCCTTCAGACCGTGGTTGAGGCCAGCCCGCCCAAATGGCATCTGGCCCATGTCTCCTGGTTCTACGAGACCTTTCTGCTGCGCCCTTTCTTGCCGGGCTATCAGGTCTTCCATCCGCGCTTCGAGTATCTGTTCAACAGCTATTACGAACAGACAGGCACGGGTTTCTGGCCGCGTCATGAACGCGGTCTGCTCGCGCGTCCGACGGTGGCCGAGGTCTATGACTACCGGCGGCACGTCGATGCGGCCATGACGCACCTGATCGCCGAGTGCCCGTCCGCCGACTGGCCGACCGCCGAACAGCGTCTGCGCATCGGGCTCAATCACGAACAGCAGCACCAAGAGCTCCTCCTCACCGACATCAAACGCCACTTCGCCCACAACCCGCTGCGCCCGGCCTATCGCGCCGATCTGCCCACCACGCCGCCGAGCATCCCTAGGCCACTTCGGTGGCTCGACTTTGAAGGCGGACTGATCGAGGTCGGCGCTGCGGGTGAGGGTTTCCATTACGACAACGAGACACCGCGCCATCGCGTCTTCGTCGCCCCCTTCAGACTCGCCGACCGCCCCGTGACCAATGGCGAGTTCCTGGAGTTCATCCAAGACGGCGGCTACCAGGACACCCGGCTCTGGCTCTCGGACGGCTGGGCGACGGTCAAGCAACAGGGCTGGCGCGCGCCGCTCTATTGGGAAGAACGCGACGGCGACTGGTACCTGATGACCCTCTCCGGAATGCGCCCGCTCGACCCGGCCGAGCCAGTATGCCATGTCAGCTATTACGAGGCCGAGGCCTATGCGACCTGGACCGGCAAGCGGTTGCCGACCGAGTTCGAGTGGGAGCATGCCGCGCAGGGTCAGTCGATCGCCGGTCACTTCGTCGAAGACGGCTGGCTGCATCCGCGTCCGGCCCCACAGGGTGAGGGGTTGAAACAGCTCTTCGGCGATGTCTGGGAGTGGACCGGCTCGGCCTATCTACCCTATCCAGGCTATCGCGCCGTACCGGGTGCACTCGGCGAGTACAACGGCAAGTTCATGTGCAACCAGATGGTGCTGCGCGGCGGTTCATGCGCGACCGCGCGCGATCACATCCGTCCGACCTATCGCAACTTCTTCTATCCCCACGAGCGCTG